A stretch of Cicer arietinum cultivar CDC Frontier isolate Library 1 chromosome 5, Cicar.CDCFrontier_v2.0, whole genome shotgun sequence DNA encodes these proteins:
- the LOC101489627 gene encoding uncharacterized protein, whose translation MNFAASLCRRLNIKELVTNVPVYRSTGDVSGEGLSLVFRRWATKKTAGSTKNGRDSKPKNLGVKKFGGERVIPGNIIVRQRGTRFHPGNYVGLGKDHTLFALKEGWVKFERNKLTGRKWVHVEPKEGHVLHPLFTDASASEPKVAV comes from the exons ATGAATTTTGCAGCATCGTTGTGCAGAAGATTAAATATCAAGGAACTCGTGACAAATGTTCCTGTGTACAGAAGCACTGGTG ATGTTTCTGGAGAGGGATTGAGTCTGGTGTTCCGTCGTTGGGCTACCAAAAAGACAGCTGGGTCCACAAAAAATGGACGAGACTCAAAGCCCAAGAACCTTGGAGTGAAGAAATTTGGTGGAGAG AGGGTAATACCTGGAAACATCATTGTTAGGCAACGTGGTACTCGTTTTCATCCAGGAAACTATGTTGGACTGGGGAAAGATCATACTCTTTTTGCTTTGAAAGAGGGATGGGTGAAGTTTGAACGCAACAAGCTGACTGGTCGCAAGTGGGTGCATGTTGAGCCTAAGGAAGGTCATGTCCTCCACCCTCTGTTTACAGATGCTTCTGCATCCGAACCAAAAGTAGCTGTCTAA